CGCGCCTGCCTCTGTGTTTGGAGGCCCGGTGTCCTCGCCGGGCGTCCCGTGCATGAAATAGGCGGGTTAGGCTGTCCGCAGCCCAAGCATCCGCCAATTGCGAGTTCCTGTTCCGATAGAGGTCATGGCAGTTGCCATTCAAAGTCAGAAATGAAGTTGTGGCCGCACCGCCCTCATACCATGAGAGCTTGGGTTTGCCCGAATACGCCCAGTGTCATCGCTCAAGCGGAAGGCGGGAAAACCCAGAGGGCCGGGCGGCCGACGTTGCAATGCACGGCGCGGCCCAAAAACGTCAGCGTTGCCCACGAGTAGTAGAGGTTGCTGCGCGCGAGAGGGCCAGGAATGAGTCCTGGCCGCGGCTTCTCAAACTGCCGCAGCCGCGACGCCGCTGACGGAATTGGGTAGAAAATGGTCTGCACGGCGGAGCTCGCACTGCCGTCCTCGCCGACCAAGCCGGGAAAGCGATTAATCCAACGACGCGGGTCGCAGCCGGAATCGGCGGCGGCGCGGTCGGCGCCGAACACGGCATTGCGACTGAGCGCCGGCAGTAGCAGCAGCCCGCCAAAGGCCCAAAGCGTCATCCAACAGGCGTGGCCGAACAACGCCTCGATGGTTGTACGCTCGGCCAACTTGAGGGAAAGTGAGCCGACCAAACCGCCGATGAGATTCCACCCAAGGATCAGAGCCAAAGAGCGGAAGGGCAGCCCGGTTTGCAGCTGCCACTCGCGCCGACTCGATTCCGCAGCCAGTTCCTCCTTCGGCAATGCAGCCAGCCAACTCGCAGGCAGCATACTCTGGGCGCGGTGACCCAAGCCCACGATCCCCCCGGTGAACGCCGGGTCCTGTGCGCTTGCCTTAAGAATGGTTCCGGCACGATGCGGAATTTCCTGCGTCGACACGCCGGCCACGGCGTGGAGGAGATGTCGTCGGCCGAGGGCCAGCCCCACCGTCGCCAGCAGGATGGATGGACCGAACCCGCCGGTCAGCCGATGACTGGCGTGGCTCAGAATTCCTACCCCAGCCAATACCAGCGTGTGAACCAGCGCGCCGCGCGACCAGGAACGGAGAAAGGTCGTCAGCGAGGGCCGAGGGTTCGGCATCAGCACAGCGCCTCCGATAAGATCGAACATCGCCTGCACCACCAGGGCGCCCACCAAGACAAGACCAAGTCTTCGAACGTCGAAGCCGCTGGTCTCGCCCTTCGACAGCCAGTCAAGCCCGACGGCACTGGCCAACACCCAGAAGCCGACATTGATGATGCCGAGCCACAGCCGGTGCCGAGCCAACCGCAGGAGCTCCGGTGTCATCGGGTCGCCGCCTTCATCCAACCGAACTCCAGTTGGAATGGACCTGACTGCTGATCCGCGATCAAAACACCCAGCGAGGTGATCTCGGCGGCGCTCAGCGGCGGCACGCCGGTCAGCACGCGGCCTCGAAACGTCGGCACGAAGTCTTTGAAAGCCAGCCGGTGCTCTTCCCACTCGCCGCGCTTCGTCATGAACTCGGCCTGATAATTTGGAGCGTTGAAACCAGACTGAGTCCGGACGGTGAACTTGTAGCGCTTTCCATCACCGCGCACGCGAAGCACGAAGGCTTTGCAGCCGCTGAGACTTTCGCGCAACACGGATGAACGCACAGAGGCAAATCCACCGTTGTTCTCCAGCGAGACCACACCGCTGAAAAGCGCGCCGCCGTTGGTCAGGACTTGAAACTGGCTTGTGGAGATCCCGCCCATCACGTCATCGTTCACGACCTGCCAGCCAGGGGAGTTTGTGCCCGCCCGGAAGTCGAACAGGATTCGTTCCGAAGCGGCGTCGGCTTTCATGGTGATGGCCAGGCACGCAGCGAACAACGCGACGGCATCTCGGCATATATTGGCAATTGAAGTCATAGAGCGTTTCTCGTTTCCCTTAAGCAGGCCAAGGAACCTGCGCCGGTGACCTTCCACCTCGCCGAGGATGACCATGCTTTGTTTTCATGATGTAGTAAGTGTAGACGGACAAACGCCAAACTCCAAACCGGTGGGTGCGATTTATCAAGCGGTGACCGCACGCTGGTGGGTCAGAATACCGCCAGACAGGGGTGGGTATTCCGCATCCGATCGAACAGGGCCGGGCTTGCCTGGAGGAGCGTGTCCTTGATTTTGATCCGGACGCCGCCCGCGACCAGAAGCATCAGGGCAAGGCCGCCCGCCGCCGCGCGCCCCATCCAAGGCTGGCTCAGACCAGCCAGAAGACCGGCGGCAGCGCACAACGGCAATCCTCCGATCAGCCTGTGCTGCGAACCAAAGCGGTAGCGGACCCATTCCTGTTTCAGTGGGTTGGAGAGAAAGCACGCCGCGCCGTATCCGAGGAAGGAAACGGCCGAGCCAGGAATGAAAGCAACGTTCAACACGGGCAGGTTCAGAAACCACTTTGGCGGAGCAAACTTCGCTGCCGCAGAACCTCCAGATCACCGTTTCGCCGTCATCCGCGAAGAAGCCGACCGTTGAGGGCCGCGATGATCAGGCAGAGCGCCAGCAGGATCAGCGAGGGCAGCATCTTGAACATCGGATTCTTCACCTGCAGGTGCATGATCAACGCACAGGCCATCAACCCGGCGATGACCAGGGCGCCCAGGATCGCCAGGGGTGCGCGTTGAATCCCCAGCAGCAACAGCAATGAAGAAGTCAGTTTGAGGATTCCCACCAAATCGCGCAGCCACTCCGGCAGCCCATACTGCTTGAACTCGACCATGATGTTGTCGTAGCGCACCACCCAGACGAAGAAGATCGAGGCAGCCACCATTGCTTGCAGGCAGATTGTCAAATCATGCATGCGCGGAGGTTAGGAGGATTTGCTCGGAGAGACCACGATAGAGTTCAAACCGGTTCTTAACATCATGAGGACAGGTTCTGTGAAATCGTATCTTGTGCGGACACGGCCTGGCCACCGGATCGGTTCAGGAGAATCCAAGGAGCAAACAAGCGCCGCGAATGCTCCACGCGGCCGTTCGCCACCAATTGCTCGAAACGAGCCGGCGATGCGTCTCGGCGTCGAATCCGGCGGAAAGCTTTTCGTGGAGGGGAATTTGAACCCGCCAGGTCGCCAGCCAATTGAACGCGAGAGGCACGAAACTCACCATCAGCCAGGGCTCTCGCTGACCGGCCAGAAAAAGGAGCCCGGCCGTGAGGAGTTCCGCTGACATCAGCGGTGCGACAACCCGGGTGATTCGCCGCGTATGTTCGGCGTGGTAGCCGCGAAATGCATCGGTCCCGATTTTTCCGAAAAGCGGATAATGGACGAGCTGCACCGTCCAGATCAATCCAACGAGCGCCCAGGTCGCAGCCGCATGAAGGACGAGTAACGCGTTCATGCCGAAGGGGAACTCCGGCAAAGCGCGGCGTAATCGGGCCGCTCCGCGGCGTTGGAGTGCTTGAACCGCATCACGACGCGCCCATCACGGACGAGGAAGACACCCGGCATCTGCAGGCCGTCGCCCTCAAGTTTTCCGATGCGATGGCCGGAAAAAAATGCCTTGGCCCCGCGCACCCAGACCTTCCATCCGAGAAGTTGCGAAAGCGTTCCTCTTCGCAGGCCAAGCCCCCGGTAGAGGCGCCGCGCGGGGTCGGAAACGGAAGGCACATCTTCGAGACCGTATTCCCTGGCGAACGCCGCCAATGATTCCGGCGTGCCCATGTGAACCAGCGCGATTTTCGTGCCGGCGGCCTCGATTTCGCGGCGGCTGGCCGCGATGTCCGCGAGCGCCTCGCGACAAAAGGTGCAGCCCGCGTGCCGCAAGAACACGACCAGCAAGGGCTGACGTTTGGAGAGGTCCGCCAGGCTCGCACCACCCTCCGTGCGTGCCTCGGCGAGGAGTGTGGATTCATCAGAAACAGATTCTCCATCCCCGGCATGCAGGTGCTGCTCCCACGCGTGCTTCAAAATGAGCGCAAACGGGATCCACCAAATGAGATCATTCGTCACGCAGTTCAGCGCAAAACCCCAGGGCAGCGCTCCGGTCCAGAGCGCTTGCGCCATCCCGAGCGGCCCGAGAACTTTTCCCAGGAAGCCGACCAGCACGACCGGCCAATGCCGTGCCGGGTCGAGTGCGGCGATCGCGTAGCCGATTCCATAGACCCCGACAATCATCCCGATGCATTGCCAGAGCTGCGGGTAATTCGGCAACGGCATCTCGAGCCACCGGAACATGGCTGATGGGAAGAGCACGGCGAATGCGCCCCACAGGACGTTGTACACACCTGCCGCGAGCAGGACGTTGCGCATCCAGCGCGGGGCAGAGCTTCTCAAATGCGCCCCATTCATGAAGGTGAAACGAAGAGTTTCCCCGGCACGGATGCGGGAATCGAACCCAAGGTCCTCCGAAGACGGGATCGACTCCGGCATGCCTGGCTGCAATACTTGACTTCATCCCACACGCGCTCCCATTTCTTGCGCCAGAGGAAAGGGCGTCCGCAGGCAGCGCAGACCTTCTCCGGAAGGTGTTGTTTCTTAACGCCTCTCATGGTTCGGGATGGTCTTTGCGGGGGAGGGATTCGAGGTAGGCATTCCGCGGGGCGGGTTTGACCTCGAGCCCTTCCGTGGCGAGCATGGTGCGGACGCGAACGCTGCTGGCGGCGATGAGTTCGGGGATGAGCGGCGCTTCGGGCAGATTCTTCCAATACCTCTTTGGCATCTCTTGCTGCATCATTTTCACCTTCAGACGCGCGGGATTGAAAATGCTCTTGAAATACGTGCGCCAGAGGTCCTCGAGCGCGTCTTCATTCGGTGCGGCGCTGGGCGGGACGCCGGGGGTAAAATGCAGCCGTTCGCCGTCCCAGTGCGCACATTCGACCGGCGTCAGGATGCTCCAATCCATCCCCGCGAAACGTTTTTCAAAAAACGGCGCGGCCAGTCGCACGATACGATGTTCTGGCTCGAACCAGGCTACGAACTGCTCGCGCCCCGTTGCCTCGTCCTTGCCGGTGAGCCGGAAGCGCACGAAGGCGTGCATCTTGTGAATCGCGCGGCTCACCGCCTGGCGCCACTGTTCGGCGAGGCGCACGTCGGCGTCGGTCGGCACGTTGAGCAGGGCGCGTTCGCCCCCGTGCGTCATGCGCCAGAGCAGGCGATAGAGCAATCCCCAGCGGCGCTCGTCGGTGTGCGCCGCCACGGTGCGAGCGAGCTCCATGAAGGCCGCGGAAACTCGCGGCGTGGGAGAGACCGCCGCGGGCGGCGGCGAGGATTCCGCGGGGAAGAGCGAAGGTTCGTCACTGGCGTCGAACCACAGCACGGCATCGGGCGGCACACGCCGCACCAGCAGCGCGCGGGCTTCTTCCCGCCAGGATTCCAACGTGGGCTTGATGCGCGCGGTGTGCATGGTGCGTCAAAGTTCTCCAGTGAGGACTGATGCGTTGTCGGCGGCGGTCGGCGGCGGCCCGGCGAGGCTCAACTCCATCTGCTGCGGCGGCGGGAGGAATCGCTGACGCAGTGAGTCGCCGTCGAGGTCGAGGTGCGCGGGCGTGTGGTCGGCGGCGATGATGAATGGCAGCACCTTTTTCATGGGCACGCGCAGGCGCAGCAGGTCCACGAGACGCAGGCGGCAGTGACGGCGGGCGGCGAGGATGCGGTCCACATTGCGCGCGCCGAGGCCGGGCACGCGCAGCAGAGTTTCGCGCGGAGCGCGATTGATGTCGGCGGGGAATTGCGCGCGGTTGCGCAAAGCCCACGAGAGCTTTGGATCGAGTGCGAGGTCGAGATGCGGGGCGTCGGGCGTGACGATTTCTCCGACCTTGAAATCGTAAAAGCGCAGCAGCCAATCGGCCTGATAAAGACGGTGTTCGCGCACGAGCGGCGGCGGCTTGATCGGCAAGACTTTGGACGGCTCGGGGATGGGGCTGAAGCCCGAGTAGTAAACGCGGCGGAGTCGGTAGCCGGTATAGAGCGCGTCGGCGCGCTGAAGGATGTCCGCGTCGGTGGATTCATCCGCGCCCACGAGCATCTGCGTGCTTTGGCCCGTGGCAAAAGGCGGGGGCTTTGGCGCTTCAGGTTTTCGTTTGTCGGCAAGACGTTCTTCAATTTTCCCGTGGATATGGCCCATCGCCGCCTGCGTACGGGCGAGATTCTTTTCCGGCGCCAGACGGGTGAGGCCTGCTTGCGTGGGCAACTCGATGTTGATGCTGATGCGGTCGGCGTAGCGTCCCGCGCGTTCGATGAGCGCGGGCGAGGCTTCCGGAATGGTCTTGAGGTGGATGTAGCCGCGAAAGAGATGTTCCTCGCGCAGCTTGCGGGCGACCTCGATGACCAACTCCATCGTGTGGTCGGCGCTCTGGATGATGCCGCTGCTGAGGAACAGGCCCTCGATGTAATTGCGTTTGTAGAAATCGAGCGTGAGTTGCACCACTTCTTCCGGCGTGAAGCGGGCGCGCTGCACGTTGCTGCTGCGGCGGTTGATGCAGTAGTGGCAGTCGTAGAGACAGGCATTGGTGAGCAGCACCTTGAGCAGCGAGATGCAGCGCCCATCCGGCGCGTAGCTGTGGCAAATGCCCGCGCCGCCGGTGCTGCCCACGCCCTGGCTGCCGCGCGAATCTTTCCGCGCGGCGCCGCTGCTGGCGCACGAGGCGTCGTATTTCGCGGCATCAGCGAGGATTTCGAGTTTGCGCTGCAGGTCCATGATCTCTCAATCAGGCAAGGCTCCCCAGGTGGGCAGAACGATGCAACCCTCGGTGGCGTCGCCGAACTCCTCAAACTTTCCTTGAGCGAAACAGATCGCGGCATGGGCGCAGAGCGTGGCGTCGAGGTAGTCAATCGAAGTCGGTTGATCCAGCTCATAGCCGAGTCTCTGGATGAGGTGGCGACGGTCATGCCGCTTGTCTTTGGCGCTGAGCACCTGGCCGCGCAGGGCGCAGGCGATGCCATGGGGGAAGGTTTCGATCAGTCGCATGGGCCGGTTGCGGACCTGCGCTCGAAGAGCCCGCCACAATGATTCCCCATTGAACATCCAGTCGTAGTGCTGCTTCTGGTTGGCGAGGGCTCGCGCGCGGGTCGGCGTGTAGAAGGATTGAATGCCGCGATGCGTTTTCAGGTCGCGCTCCGCCTGGCGAGATCGGCCGGTGGGCGAAACGCGCGGACAAGCCCAGCTACACGGCGCATCAATCGCCACCACCCCGGCGAGAGCGCAGAGAAATCGAACCTCGTTGGGCGTCTCGCGATGAAAACATTTCGCGGAGTTTCCGTCGAGCATCACGATGTGAAACCCCTTCTTCTCCGCCCCGACATCCACGCCTGCGACCCTCATGGTGGCGCCTCCCGAAGCGCGAAGATTTCCACCTCGACGTGCTTGGCTGCGAGCAGCGAGCAGGGTTCGCCCTTCAAATCAAAGCCAGCGAGCCTCGCGGGTTCAGTGCTGAGGGCTTCCGCCTCGGTTGCGGCGTAGCGATAGGGCTCATGATGGACGCGGCCCGTGTAGATTCGGCCCTCGCTGTCGGCGGTGAACAGGGCGTAGCGTTCGAGGAGGAAAAACTCGAGACTGCCAGGAACGGCGATCTGCATGTCGCCGGGTCCGGTCCAGCAATATCGTGCTTCGGGCGAGCCGCGACGCTGGCAGTGGTAGTCAATCACCCCGTGATACCGCCGGGCATTCATGCAGGCGTGAAAATACGGCAAGCGAAAGAACCGCCGGGCGATTTGCACCGCGACGGGCTGGTTGCAGTCCAGCGAGTAAAACCACACACCGGGTCGGCCCTGTTCGTCGTGGACGTACGTGCGCACGTTCAATTCCAGAAACCACGACAACCACGGCAGCGGCGGCAGAAAGGCCGGGCGGATGCGCCCCATGAAAAAGGGGACGATGCCGATGTAAGCGCGGCCTTCGTGGGTATCGCAATGCAAGCCTGCGGGCAAGGTCGCCTGCACGGAAGCAGGATCGACCTGCCAATGAGCGAAGAGCAAATCACTCCAACGCTGATGACCCACGGAACAACCCGCCGGGCGCTGTCGCACCGCTTCGCGCTGCTCGTGGGTCGGCGGGGTCATTTATTCGAGCGCTTGCAGCACGAGGTCCAGATGCTCCGCGGGTTGCACTTTGCGCAGCACGGCTTTCACTTTGCCGTCCGGGCCGATGATGACGGTGCTGCGCTCCGTGCCCATGTATTTCTTGCCATACATGGATTTCTCCACCCACACGCCGTAGGCTTGGACGATTTCCTTCGCCTCATCGCTGATGAGCGGGAAGGGCAGGCTCTGCCTCTTGATGAAGCTGGCGTGGCTCTTGGGCGAGTCCACGCTGACGCCGAAGACGGCGGCTTTCTGCTGGATGCGGCTCCAGCCATCGCGCAGGGCGCAGGCTTGGACGGTGCAGCCGGGGGTGTTGTCCTTGGGATAGAAATAGAGCACCACCGTCTGTCCTTTGAGATCAGTGAGGGAGACGGTCGCGCCTTCTTGGTAGCTGCCCCCGATGACGGGGGCTTTGAAGGCGGGGGCTTTTTTTCCGGTGAGTTCTGTGACGTCTTTCATGGTGGATGGATGTGGTCTGTGTGATTGGATTGCGACGAAATGATCTTCCGCGCCGCAGCCCGGCCCGCGAGCCAGGCGTCTTCGACGCGGGAGGCGGCGAGGGCGTCGCCGGCGAAGGAGCAGCGTTCCGGAAGCGTGGGCGCGGCGTGGGACTGAGCGACGCGCGCGTAGCGCCAACGGTGACCCAGTGCGGCAAGGAGGTTCTCGGAAGCAAGACCCCAGCGTCGTTCCACCATGCTGCGCACGAGACCCGGGTAGTCCGTGGGCGGCGACTCCAGATGCCTGCGGCTGAAGGCTTCGCTCATCTGCGCCACCATGACGGTGCAGCCCGCTCCGATGCGTCCGGCCTTGTGGTTTTCGCAGGCGGACCAGGCAAGGTCTGACGAGTGATCGCTCAAGGCATAAGCCTCGCGGCAAAGGCCGGTGGGTTCGCCGCGATACGCGAGCAGCACCGTGAGGCAGGGGATGTATTCCGCCGGGATCGTCTGGCCAAAGAGGGCGGCGGTCTGCGGCAGCGGCGCGGTGCTGATCACGTGATCGTATTCCGATCGTAACGCGCGGGCATCGGTCACCGTGGTCTCCGTGCGCAGGTTGAGACCTGAGGCCAGGCTGCGCACGACGCGGCTATTCCCCTCGCGATGGTAATAACGGCCCGTATCCGGCAGCGGCGCGCCGTGTTCATCCAGCACCGGCGCGGTGATTCGGCAGAGCGCTTCACCGCAAGCTTGCTGCACGGCGGCAGAGAACTCCGGATGCCGCAAGGTGAAATACTGCGCGCCATGGTCCACGATGTGTCCTTCCCAGCGTTTGGTGGCGCAGCGTCCCCCCCAGCCGCGGGATTTCTCGAGCAGCGTCACCTCGTGCCCTTGGTCTGCGAGCAGGCGGCCGGCGCTGACGCCGGCCATGCCTGCTCCGATGATGGCAATGCGCAGGCTCATGTGGCGGCGGGGATGGCAGCGCGAAGGCGGTCCGCTTGGTCCGTGATTTCGCGGCGTTGGGCGGGGGTGAGGCGCGCGGCGTTGCGGACCTGCATGACGGTGCGCGGGTTCTTGCCGAGCATGGTTTCGTGGCGCAGGAGGAAGTCCCAGTAGAGCGTGGTGAACGGACACGCCTTCGGTCCGGTGCGCTGCGCGGGGTCGTAACGGCAGCCCGCGCAGAAGTTGCTCATGCGCTGAAGGTATTTGCCGCTGGCGATGTAGGGCTTGCTGGCCATGACGCCGCCGTCGGCGTATTGAGACATGCCCAGCGTGTTGGGCAATTCCACCCACTCCACGGCATCCACATAGACGGCCAGATACCATTCATGCACGCGCTGCGGATGAGCCCCCCACAGCAGGGCAAAGAGGCCTGTAACCATGAGCCGCTGGATGTGGTGCGCGTAGCCATAACGCAGCGTCTGGCCGATGGCATCGCGCAAGCACGCCATGTCCGTCTCGCCGGTCCAATAGAATGCCGGCAGCGGATGATGGGCGTTGAGCGCGTTCCGCTCCAGATAGCCGGGCATGTGCAGCCAGTAGATGCCGCGCACGTATTCGCGCCATCCGAGGATTTGCCGGATCAATCCCTCGACGTCGGCGAGGGGTGCACGTCCTTTGCGAAAGGCTTTTTCCGCGGCGGCGATGACGCGACGCGGGTCGAGGAGTTTCAGGTTCATGGCCGCGCTGAGACGCGAGTGATACAGCCACGGCTCGCTGGTCCACATCGCGTCCTGCCAGCGACCGAACTCCGGCAAACGGTGTTTGATGAAGTCTTGCAGCGCCAACTCCGCATCGGCCGTTGTCACTGGCCAATCGAAGTCGTCCAACTTGCCGGGATGCCGGGCGAACCTTTTGTTCACCAAGTCCAGCACTTCGCGCGTGACCGCGTCGGGTTCGAAACGCCTTGGCTGTGGCCGGAGGGTGTCCGGCCCGTTTTTACCGAAGGACTCGCGGTTTTCCGAGTCGAAGTTCCACGCGCCACCTTCCGGTTCATCGCCGTCCATCAACACCCGATGTCGGCGGCGCAGTTCGCGGTAGAAGAACTCCATGCGCAGTTGTTTTCGCCCCCGCGCGTGTTGGGCGAACTCCTCGGTTGAACAAAAGAAGTGCCGGTCGGGGCGGACTTCGAAATCTACGCCCAGCGCACGCGCCGTGCTTTCAAGGCTCGACTGCACGCGCCACTCGCCAGGTTGGACCCAGATCAGGCCTTGCGGGCGGAGGCCGCTGGTCGCGGCGGTCAATTCGCCACACAAGTTGCCGCTGTTCGGGGCGTCCTGGAGTTGGCGGTAGTGAACCGTTACACCCCGGCTGCGGAGCGTATCGCGAAAATGACGCATGGCGCTCAAGAACATCGCGACGCGCGACTTGTGCGACCAGACGCGGGTGCTTTCCTCGGCGACTTCCGCCATCCACACCGCGTCGCACGCCGGGTTGAAACCGTCAAAGGCGGCCGAGTCCTGGTTCAACTGGTCGCCGAGCACCAGCACCAGGTGACGTGGGCGGGTTTGGGGATGAAAGTTCATGCGGGCGGTCGCAAGTCGCACCCATGCGCTTCGCGTGGACGTTCACGGAGCGCTTCGGAAGGGTGGTCACGGATTCCGCACGTATCTGAGCCGCGCCCATCCGCGTTGTCGATGATGATTCGCGCGCCGTGCCTGGAAGTGAAATACGAGTAGGCCGTTTGAATGAGCACGGTGTGCTTGTTGTCGAAGCCGATCAAGAAAAGCAAGTTTTCGAAGAGCGGCGCTCCGGGGGAAAAAGAGAACGGCGGCGGATGAAGGAGCGCATCCTGCCTGTCACCTCAGTGCTACGGATTACCGGCCGACCCTCCTGGACTTCACCCCTTTTGGCTTGCCCCAACCCAGCGATGAATCGCCGGGATGTATTCAGGTAATAAAGTTGGAAACTCAAACCAAAGCTAAGTCGTTGATTTCCAAGTAGCGTCATTATGGCGCAGAGGGAATAAAGTTGGAAACTGAAGGGCAGTCTTGGGCGCAAGAGGAGGGGAGGCCAGATAATAAAGATGGAAACTGAGGCCCAAGCGCTCCGGCATCCGGCGAACCGGCAGGAAGCACAGCACCGTGGGGAGCAGCCGGGATCGGCGGTTGGGTAGATGGAAAGAGTATCGGCTACACCGACGAAAGCAGTCCGATTGAGATCGGGATTCGCTCAAGGCTCCCATCACCGCCATCCAGCGGCAACTGTCGTCGGGGTATTGCCGGTCGCGGGCTATTGTCTTGCTGTTGCCAACGTGCACAAGCAGTCTGAATTAGTTTATCTGCAAGTGGCCGACTTTGAGTCACCATTTCTGAGGTTGCCGGAGAGCGCGTGGCTTTGTTCGAACGAACTGGCCTTCGCGGTCTTTGACGGTTTTCCGGTTTCCGCTGGCCACGCTCTCGTTATCACGAAGCGAGTCGTGGAGACTTGGTTCAACGCCAGCCCTGACGAGCAAAGGGCCGTTATGGAGTTGGTGAACCGGACCAAGGAGATCCTGGATGCTCGGTTGAAGCCTCCCCCGGACGGCTACAATGTCGGATTCAACGCGGGCCGATCCGCGGGCCAGACTGTTCCTCACCTCCACGTTCATGTGATTCCGCGTTACGACGGAGACGTGGCTGATCCGCGAGGAGGGGTCCGTCATGTGATTCCAGGGAAAGCGAATTACCTGAAGAGTTCAGCGAACGCGGAGGGGCCCATCGCACTCCATCTGTCTGCTGGGCACCCGAAGGATCCCATTTGGCCCCGGATCGAACCACGTCTGCAGGGAGCAACCGAGGTCGATATTCTAGCTTCGTTCATTTAACCGTCGGGGCTCGACTTGATCCAGTCTGCGCTCTTTTTGGCGTTGAGAGGTGGGGCTCGGGCGCGGATTCTGGTTGGCGATTACCTGTATATCACCGCCCCGGAGGCCCTGCGACGTCTGCTGCTGTGGATGGACTTGGCGAAAGAGGAATGCACCAGCGGCCACTTCGAGGTCCGTCTCGCCGAGATCAATCTGCTGCAAGCTCACCCGGAGTCGTTCCACCCGAAAGCTTGGCGTATAGCCGATCAAGCGGGCGGCCTCGTGGTTGTTGGGAGCAGCAATATCTCGAAGCCGGCCCTGGAAACCGGAATCGAGTGGAATCTGATCGGGAACATTGCTCCCAAGGAAAGACTCCATGCGGAGGTGCTGGACGCTTTTGCTGCATTGTGGGAGCAGTCCACTCTTCTGACCGACGTAGTTGTTGAGCGATACGCCGA
This DNA window, taken from Verrucomicrobiota bacterium, encodes the following:
- a CDS encoding HIT domain-containing protein: MERVSATPTKAVRLRSGFAQGSHHRHPAATVVGVLPVAGYCLAVANVHKQSELVYLQVADFESPFLRLPESAWLCSNELAFAVFDGFPVSAGHALVITKRVVETWFNASPDEQRAVMELVNRTKEILDARLKPPPDGYNVGFNAGRSAGQTVPHLHVHVIPRYDGDVADPRGGVRHVIPGKANYLKSSANAEGPIALHLSAGHPKDPIWPRIEPRLQGATEVDILASFI
- a CDS encoding type III restriction endonuclease subunit R; the encoded protein is MIQSALFLALRGGARARILVGDYLYITAPEALRRLLLWMDLAKEECTSGHFEVRLAEINLLQAHPESFHPKAWRIADQAGGLVVVGSSNISKPALETGIEWNLIGNIAPKERLHAEVLDAFAALWEQSTLLTDVVVERYAESAARSRKLLLQPEAQDVLEEPKSPRPWQKNALDSLTQ